A single Leptospira barantonii DNA region contains:
- a CDS encoding sugar-binding protein — protein MSQLRFKFILPQTNAFVLLIKSVYAISILSIAVLGAWIPLGSEGDNLSVIKKRFEEEWKKKNFPFSFEFGSGEEFCKNDWNKDGIEDFAFTMRVKQTDSSDEKAMDQNGFLGIALGDPKGNYRFDSMIPMIPCNACGGVYGRPEITLQCSGGKIKVNSYGGSNWRWSNSETIRFKSSAWQWIGSDTYSYHTSFGDGLKHSFNRINLDSSRSYDGKMESEQESIPPRKEIRFKKILSSQTQNGFSFGAAWDFLPVLPFEIQDRNWMIGKNNSWKGPQDLSFRIRSGWNSQFLALQVSVKDDQIRFCNSQFASRDCDRVEFTADLDSTLLDFDTNAGLRKKIGPKGILLSFRILENGKIEILRNGKKYPKEDVEAALQSSSDGYTIRFKIPWKTFGKENVSGLSEGFKFLASVAVLDFDGDSKPLQKMATSEIEDQDPYTLGELELISGKYSLGTWKQEN, from the coding sequence GCGCCTGGATTCCGCTCGGATCGGAAGGCGACAATCTATCCGTTATCAAAAAAAGATTCGAGGAAGAATGGAAAAAGAAAAACTTTCCGTTTTCCTTCGAGTTCGGAAGCGGAGAAGAATTCTGCAAAAACGATTGGAACAAGGACGGAATCGAAGACTTCGCGTTCACGATGCGCGTCAAACAAACGGATTCTTCGGATGAAAAAGCCATGGATCAAAACGGATTTCTTGGGATCGCCTTAGGAGATCCGAAAGGAAATTACCGTTTCGATTCGATGATACCGATGATTCCCTGCAACGCCTGCGGAGGAGTTTACGGAAGACCGGAGATCACCTTACAGTGCTCAGGCGGAAAGATCAAAGTAAATTCGTACGGCGGTTCGAATTGGAGATGGTCCAACTCGGAAACGATCCGGTTTAAATCTTCAGCTTGGCAATGGATCGGAAGCGATACTTACAGTTATCATACTTCTTTCGGGGACGGTTTGAAACATTCCTTCAATCGGATCAATCTCGATTCTTCCCGAAGTTACGATGGAAAAATGGAATCGGAACAGGAATCCATTCCGCCCCGAAAAGAAATTCGGTTTAAAAAAATTCTCTCCTCTCAAACTCAAAACGGATTTTCCTTCGGCGCGGCTTGGGATTTTTTACCGGTTCTTCCTTTTGAAATTCAGGATCGAAATTGGATGATCGGCAAAAACAATTCTTGGAAAGGACCGCAGGATCTTTCGTTTCGGATTCGATCCGGTTGGAATTCTCAATTTCTTGCGCTACAGGTTTCCGTCAAAGACGATCAAATTCGATTTTGCAATTCTCAATTCGCGTCGAGGGATTGTGATCGGGTCGAGTTTACCGCCGATCTCGATTCCACTCTCCTCGACTTCGACACGAATGCCGGACTTCGTAAAAAAATCGGCCCCAAAGGAATTCTCCTTTCGTTTCGAATATTAGAAAACGGCAAAATAGAAATACTCCGGAACGGCAAAAAATATCCCAAAGAAGACGTGGAAGCCGCTCTTCAATCGTCTTCGGACGGTTATACGATTCGGTTTAAAATTCCATGGAAGACGTTCGGAAAAGAAAACGTTTCGGGTCTTTCCGAGGGTTTTAAATTCTTAGCAAGCGTTGCCGTTTTGGATTTCGACGGGGATTCAAAACCTTTACAGAAAATGGCGACTTCGGAGATCGAGGACCAAGATCCGTATACATTGGGAGAATTGGAACTTATTTCCGGAAAATATTCTTTGGGAACTTGGAAGCAAGAAAACTAA